The following coding sequences lie in one Streptomyces venezuelae genomic window:
- a CDS encoding amino acid permease, whose translation MSKEAVDSAILDAPRTDATQAPADAGDAGYSKDLKARHVNMIAIGGAIGTGLFLGAGGRLHSAGPALALAYLVCGVFAFFVVRALGEMVLYRPSSGSFVSYAREFLGEKGAFFAGWMYFLNWSTTCIADITAIALYTHYWSFFTDIPQWVLALIALAVVLSVNLVSVKYFGEMEFWFSIIKVAALSAFMIIGIWLLASQHKLNGEKPGLNMITDHGGLMPNGLMPVVIVMQGVVFAYASLELVGVAAGETKDPHKIVPRAVNSIMWRVGLFYVGSVVLLALLLPGVAYSADQSPFVTVLSKIGVPAAGDVMNFVVLTAAMSSLNSGLYSTGRILRSMAMSGSAPKFTAKMNRNQVPYGGILLTASLGVVGVGLNKVVPGKAFEIVLNVASLGIIGTWITIMVCHLAFVRSAKRGEITRPKFQLPFSGVTEYVTIAFLLAVLCLMWKDAEVGRKTLFLIPVVGLALVAGWFGVRRRVGRQPEGVTGPQDQ comes from the coding sequence GTGAGCAAGGAAGCCGTAGATTCGGCCATCCTGGACGCACCCCGCACGGATGCGACCCAGGCCCCCGCGGACGCGGGCGACGCCGGATACAGCAAGGACCTCAAGGCCCGTCACGTCAACATGATCGCGATCGGTGGCGCGATCGGCACCGGCCTCTTCCTGGGGGCGGGCGGCCGTCTCCACTCGGCGGGCCCCGCGCTCGCCCTTGCCTACCTCGTGTGCGGCGTCTTCGCGTTCTTCGTCGTCAGGGCGCTCGGCGAGATGGTCCTCTACCGGCCGTCGTCGGGTTCGTTCGTCTCGTACGCGCGTGAGTTCCTCGGCGAGAAGGGCGCGTTCTTCGCCGGTTGGATGTACTTCCTCAACTGGTCGACCACCTGTATCGCCGACATCACGGCGATCGCGCTCTACACGCACTACTGGAGCTTCTTCACCGACATACCCCAGTGGGTGCTCGCGCTGATCGCCCTCGCGGTCGTGCTCTCGGTGAACCTCGTCTCGGTGAAGTACTTCGGCGAGATGGAGTTCTGGTTCTCGATCATCAAGGTGGCCGCGCTGAGCGCCTTCATGATCATCGGTATCTGGCTGCTCGCCAGCCAGCACAAGCTGAACGGCGAGAAGCCGGGCCTCAACATGATCACCGACCACGGCGGTCTCATGCCGAACGGTCTGATGCCGGTCGTGATCGTCATGCAGGGCGTCGTCTTCGCGTACGCCTCGCTGGAGCTGGTCGGCGTCGCGGCGGGCGAGACCAAGGACCCGCACAAGATCGTCCCGCGCGCGGTGAACTCGATCATGTGGCGCGTCGGCCTCTTCTACGTCGGCTCCGTGGTGCTGCTCGCGCTGCTGCTTCCCGGTGTCGCGTACTCGGCCGACCAGAGCCCGTTCGTGACGGTCCTCTCCAAGATCGGCGTGCCGGCCGCGGGCGACGTCATGAACTTCGTGGTCCTCACCGCGGCCATGTCCTCGCTCAACTCCGGCCTGTACTCCACCGGCCGCATCCTGCGCTCCATGGCGATGTCGGGCTCCGCCCCGAAGTTCACCGCCAAGATGAACCGCAACCAGGTCCCCTACGGCGGCATCCTGCTGACCGCGTCCCTGGGCGTCGTCGGCGTCGGCCTCAACAAGGTGGTCCCGGGCAAGGCCTTCGAGATCGTCCTGAACGTGGCCTCGCTCGGCATCATCGGCACCTGGATCACGATCATGGTCTGCCACCTGGCCTTCGTGCGCAGCGCGAAGCGCGGCGAGATCACCCGGCCGAAGTTCCAGCTCCCGTTCAGCGGTGTCACCGAGTACGTCACCATCGCGTTCCTGCTCGCCGTCCTCTGCCTGATGTGGAAGGACGCGGAGGTCGGCCGCAAGACGCTCTTCCTCATCCCGGTCGTGGGCCTCGCCCTCGTCGCGGGCTGGTTCGGCGTCAGGCGCCGGGTGGGCCGTCAGCCGGAGGGCGTCACCGGGCCGCAGGACCAGTAG
- a CDS encoding alpha/beta fold hydrolase, with the protein MDVMVSVKDGELWSHDSGEPSGTGGGSLPLVLLHPGVGDSRVWDGILPRLTERHRVIRYDARGYGRSPAPTAPFSLVEDLIAVLDHYGVGRAVLAASSMGGATAISLALRDPARVASLALIVPGITGADDILPPEFMAEVGRRAQAGDIDGIVTMMRRVSGAAGTGADPEVTALLKAVVPAWFAVHPYHVPDPPAIDRLGELDVPCTLVIGERDQPEVVQLNETMAQRIPGCRVVRLAHSDHFPTLREPDAVLDVILEAYAEAR; encoded by the coding sequence ATGGACGTCATGGTCTCGGTCAAGGACGGCGAACTGTGGTCGCACGACTCGGGTGAACCGAGCGGCACGGGCGGCGGAAGCCTCCCCCTGGTCCTCCTGCACCCCGGCGTGGGCGACTCCCGCGTCTGGGACGGCATCCTGCCGCGCCTCACGGAGCGGCACCGGGTGATCCGCTACGACGCGCGCGGGTACGGCAGGTCGCCCGCGCCGACCGCCCCGTTCTCGCTGGTCGAGGACCTGATCGCGGTCCTGGACCACTACGGCGTGGGCCGGGCCGTCCTGGCGGCATCCAGCATGGGCGGCGCGACAGCGATCAGCCTCGCGCTCCGCGACCCCGCGCGGGTGGCGAGCCTCGCCCTGATCGTCCCCGGCATCACCGGCGCCGACGACATCCTGCCGCCCGAGTTCATGGCCGAGGTCGGCCGGCGCGCCCAGGCGGGCGACATCGACGGCATCGTGACGATGATGCGGCGCGTCTCCGGCGCGGCGGGCACCGGCGCCGACCCAGAAGTGACGGCGCTGCTCAAGGCCGTCGTCCCGGCCTGGTTCGCCGTGCATCCGTACCACGTGCCGGACCCGCCCGCCATCGACCGGCTCGGCGAGCTCGACGTCCCCTGCACCCTGGTCATCGGCGAGCGCGACCAGCCCGAGGTGGTCCAGCTGAACGAGACCATGGCGCAGCGCATTCCGGGCTGCCGCGTGGTGCGGCTCGCGCACAGCGACCACTTCCCGACCCTGCGGGAACCGGACG
- a CDS encoding AMP-dependent synthetase/ligase, producing the protein MTTILRLPGDPADITLPALLLRNAEDHGDLPALSWRAGEAWSTLTWREARRKVAVLAAGYAALGVERGEHVLMMMGNRPEHWLTDLALVHLGAVPVTVYGTSAPEQVAHIVRHSRARFAIVEGARELPRWEPLLADDTAPLERLVVVEAAEAGEHRTYGSLHATGSRLFNPDAFEKGWRENRPTDALTVVYTSGTTGDPKGVRLTHRNVLVGGIALDGVVEFPDHVGHICYLPFAHIAERLLGIYLPVLRAAHVYLCADPAHVAATARELHPLQFFGVPRVWEKLAASVRAALAGLPEEQRRAIEAANETARAHVACRERGEEPSAALRSAYEQARRDVLDPLLALAGFDRLVWTASASAPMPLDVSRFWAGFGLVIMDAWGLTETSGVVTTNSPDGFRLGSVGRPLEGLDIRIAEDGEILVRGATVFDGYLRPDGGLDDARDADGWFATGDIGRLDEDGYLWLTDRKKEMIVTSTGKNVSPALVENTLKEHPLIGQALVHGDGRSYLVALLVLDREMTPAWAAARGIDVTGDPATNEAVRAEVARAVEAANARLNRTEQIKRYRLLTEEWGPETGELTPSLKLRRRVIRDKYMQVIDGMYTP; encoded by the coding sequence ATGACCACGATCCTGCGACTCCCCGGAGATCCTGCCGACATCACGCTCCCCGCCCTGCTGCTCCGCAATGCCGAGGACCACGGAGATCTTCCCGCGCTCTCCTGGCGCGCGGGGGAGGCGTGGTCGACGCTCACCTGGCGCGAGGCGCGGCGCAAGGTCGCCGTCCTGGCCGCCGGTTACGCCGCACTCGGCGTCGAGCGCGGCGAACACGTCCTGATGATGATGGGCAACCGTCCCGAGCACTGGCTGACCGACCTCGCCCTGGTGCACCTCGGTGCCGTCCCCGTCACCGTGTACGGCACCTCGGCCCCCGAACAGGTCGCCCACATCGTCCGGCACAGCCGGGCCCGCTTCGCGATCGTCGAGGGCGCCCGCGAACTGCCGCGCTGGGAGCCGCTCCTGGCGGACGACACCGCACCACTGGAGCGCCTCGTCGTCGTGGAGGCCGCCGAGGCGGGCGAGCACCGCACGTACGGCTCCCTGCACGCCACCGGCAGCCGTCTGTTCAACCCCGACGCCTTCGAGAAGGGGTGGCGCGAGAACCGCCCCACCGACGCCCTCACCGTTGTCTACACCTCCGGCACCACCGGCGACCCCAAGGGCGTTCGTCTCACCCACCGCAACGTCCTCGTGGGCGGCATCGCCCTGGACGGCGTCGTCGAGTTCCCCGACCACGTGGGCCACATCTGCTACCTGCCGTTCGCGCACATCGCGGAGCGCCTGCTCGGCATCTACCTGCCGGTGCTGCGCGCGGCCCACGTCTACCTGTGCGCCGACCCCGCCCACGTAGCGGCCACCGCGCGCGAACTGCACCCCCTCCAGTTCTTCGGCGTCCCGCGCGTGTGGGAGAAGCTCGCCGCCTCCGTACGGGCGGCGCTCGCCGGGCTGCCCGAGGAGCAGCGCCGCGCCATCGAGGCAGCCAACGAGACGGCACGCGCGCACGTGGCCTGCCGGGAGCGGGGCGAGGAGCCCTCCGCCGCGCTGCGGTCCGCGTACGAGCAGGCCAGGCGGGACGTCCTCGACCCGCTCCTCGCGCTGGCCGGGTTCGACCGGCTCGTATGGACGGCGAGCGCCTCGGCGCCGATGCCGCTGGACGTCTCCCGCTTCTGGGCCGGGTTCGGTCTCGTGATCATGGACGCGTGGGGGCTCACCGAGACCTCCGGCGTGGTCACCACGAACAGTCCCGACGGGTTCCGGCTCGGCTCGGTGGGCCGTCCCCTGGAGGGGCTCGACATACGCATCGCGGAGGACGGCGAGATCCTCGTGCGCGGCGCCACCGTCTTCGACGGGTATCTGCGGCCCGACGGGGGCCTCGACGACGCCCGTGACGCGGACGGCTGGTTCGCCACCGGTGACATCGGCCGCCTCGACGAGGACGGCTATCTCTGGCTCACCGACCGCAAGAAGGAAATGATCGTGACGTCGACGGGCAAGAACGTCTCGCCCGCCCTCGTCGAGAACACGCTCAAAGAGCACCCTCTTATAGGGCAGGCCCTCGTCCACGGGGACGGCCGCTCGTATCTCGTGGCGCTGCTCGTCCTTGACCGCGAGATGACGCCCGCCTGGGCCGCCGCGCGCGGGATCGATGTAACGGGCGATCCGGCCACGAACGAAGCCGTGCGGGCGGAGGTGGCGCGCGCGGTCGAGGCCGCCAACGCGCGCCTGAACCGCACCGAGCAGATCAAGCGCTACCGGCTCCTCACCGAGGAATGGGGACCCGAGACGGGCGAGCTGACACCCTCCCTCAAGCTGCGCCGACGGGTGATCCGTGACAAGTACATGCAGGTCATCGACGGTATGTACACCCCCTGA